Proteins from one Listeria innocua genomic window:
- a CDS encoding LysR family transcriptional regulator — MELRVLNYFLTVAREKTISRAAEVLHLSQPTLSKQLKELEEELGVTLFIRGNRSITLTEDGLYLANRGKEILSLVELTTSNLLQNETISGKIMIGAAETRGFEFIGSVLHELREKHPDITFQLHSGNADDVLEKIEHGLLDFGLVINPAEKLQYEYLPLTIEDTWGILVNTKHPLAEKVVVTPSDIDANPIVVSNQSFIDNQLASWLGGHFEQLNVIGRYNLLYNASLLAKENIASILCIDGIINTENTNLKFIPFSPPLTAGISIVWKKNQTFSSASKEFLRLIQKTCSK, encoded by the coding sequence ATGGAGCTTCGTGTGTTGAATTATTTTTTAACTGTTGCACGTGAAAAAACGATTAGTAGAGCGGCGGAAGTACTTCATCTTTCTCAGCCAACGCTTTCTAAACAATTGAAGGAACTTGAGGAAGAACTAGGGGTAACTTTATTTATTCGTGGAAATAGGTCTATTACGTTGACGGAGGATGGGCTTTATTTAGCGAATCGTGGAAAAGAAATTTTGTCTTTAGTGGAGTTGACTACTTCGAATTTGCTGCAAAATGAGACGATTAGTGGAAAAATAATGATTGGTGCTGCTGAAACAAGAGGATTTGAATTTATCGGCAGCGTGTTACATGAACTGAGAGAGAAACATCCCGACATTACTTTTCAATTGCATAGCGGCAATGCGGATGATGTTTTAGAAAAAATTGAGCACGGATTACTGGATTTTGGGTTGGTAATTAATCCTGCGGAAAAACTACAATATGAATATTTACCACTTACTATAGAAGATACTTGGGGGATTTTAGTCAATACAAAACATCCTTTAGCGGAAAAAGTGGTTGTAACTCCTAGTGATATTGATGCTAATCCGATTGTCGTTTCAAACCAGTCGTTCATTGATAATCAGCTAGCTAGTTGGCTTGGAGGGCATTTTGAACAATTGAATGTTATTGGGAGATATAATTTACTGTATAACGCTTCTTTGCTCGCTAAGGAGAACATCGCAAGTATTCTTTGCATTGACGGTATTATCAATACGGAAAATACTAACTTAAAGTTTATCCCTTTTTCGCCGCCTCTAACTGCTGGTATTAGTATTGTATGGAAAAAGAATCAAACTTTCTCCAGTGCTTCGAAGGAATTTTTACGATTAATACAAAAAACTTGCTCAAAATAA
- a CDS encoding DapH/DapD/GlmU-related protein: MIEQDLQKRLVEQEILQGSDLLDEIHEVKQNNEQLIIELNTKYHTKKEVTKYLSDITGKPVDPSVDVSLPFYSDFGKHITFGKNIFINLNVTFVDLGGITIEDNVLIGPGARLVTVNHLVSPKKRRGLRVAPICVKKNAWIGANATILSGVTIGENAIVAADATVTKDVPANVIVAGSPAKQIRKIIEE, encoded by the coding sequence ATGATAGAACAAGATTTACAGAAAAGACTAGTCGAACAAGAAATTCTCCAAGGGTCGGATTTGTTAGATGAAATTCACGAAGTAAAACAAAACAATGAACAACTTATCATCGAACTAAACACCAAGTACCACACAAAAAAAGAAGTGACTAAATATCTCAGTGACATCACCGGAAAACCAGTCGATCCGTCAGTCGATGTCTCACTTCCTTTTTACAGCGACTTCGGGAAACACATTACTTTTGGGAAAAATATCTTTATCAATTTAAATGTAACTTTCGTGGATTTGGGTGGGATTACGATTGAAGATAATGTCTTAATTGGTCCGGGAGCAAGACTTGTGACCGTCAACCATTTAGTCAGCCCTAAAAAGAGACGTGGACTGCGGGTAGCACCGATTTGTGTGAAGAAAAACGCCTGGATTGGTGCAAACGCAACGATATTGTCAGGTGTAACAATCGGCGAAAATGCCATCGTTGCTGCGGATGCTACCGTCACAAAAGACGTCCCAGCAAACGTCATCGTCGCCGGAAGCCCAGCCAAACAAATCCGTAAAATTATCGAGGAATAA
- a CDS encoding SDR family oxidoreductase, translated as MTIKNKVIIITGASSGIGEATAILLAEKGAKLVLAARRVEKLEKIVQTIKASSGEAIFAKTDVTKREDNKKLVELAIERYGKVDAIFLNAGIMPNSPLSALKEDEWEQMIDINIKGVLNGIAAVLPSFIAQKSGHIIATSSVAGLKAYPGGAVYGATKWAVRDLMEVLRMESAQEGTNIRTATIYPAAINTELLETITDKETEQGMTNLYKQYGVTPDRIASIVAYAIDQPEDINVNEFTVGPTTQPW; from the coding sequence ATGACAATCAAAAATAAAGTAATTATTATAACCGGAGCATCATCCGGAATTGGTGAAGCAACAGCCATACTTTTAGCCGAAAAAGGGGCGAAGTTAGTTCTTGCTGCTCGTCGCGTGGAAAAACTGGAAAAAATTGTCCAAACCATTAAAGCGAGTTCAGGTGAAGCAATTTTTGCCAAAACGGATGTAACAAAACGCGAAGATAATAAGAAATTAGTTGAATTAGCGATTGAAAGATACGGAAAAGTAGATGCAATCTTTTTAAATGCGGGAATCATGCCAAACTCGCCATTATCCGCTTTAAAAGAAGACGAATGGGAGCAAATGATTGATATTAATATTAAAGGCGTACTGAATGGAATTGCGGCTGTTCTACCTTCTTTCATCGCCCAAAAATCAGGTCATATCATCGCTACTTCATCTGTTGCAGGATTAAAAGCATATCCCGGCGGTGCGGTTTATGGTGCGACTAAATGGGCAGTCCGCGATTTAATGGAAGTATTACGAATGGAGTCAGCCCAAGAAGGCACCAATATCCGCACAGCGACCATTTATCCAGCAGCTATCAATACGGAATTACTAGAAACAATCACGGATAAAGAAACCGAACAAGGAATGACGAACCTCTACAAACAATATGGCGTCACACCAGACCGAATCGCCAGCATCGTCGCCTATGCCATTGACCAACCCGAAGACATCAACGTAAACGAATTCACAGTCGGACCAACGACCCAGCCATGGTAA
- a CDS encoding DNRLRE domain-containing protein has product MKIHAKAKNVLVSLIAFMLFFSLLPGYAPLAEDSPVGVDAPDKKAGEQAPTEVKEERTENEVVFDNHDGSFTKQIFADPINMEVDGDMKRIDANVEKEADSDMIVPKQTPLELGFLEKMEDGAYQKLTKAGAEVTFRLKGARTGENEQAVTDQPATYKENEVTYENVFPKTDLRHLTFPQSVKEDLVLQEPNQVDTYVYQIETKLDLELAENGDVLFKNKSDETMYTLPKPVMTDSNVGTETGEAAQSENVSFKVKQLTKTVYELQLKVDTEWLNDDAREYPVYIDPSVRLDKIYNANINSAKPTETNIGSKLWDSGQNAYTLKLGKWDNSTGNNAAFLKMDTSTLNKATISKATLKVYNIWHMSPTVKNDLWYYEANAKWSPWQVTWNTVPPVTRLGSVNVGRGEWANLDVTKTVQAWASGSRVNNGFRLGTNINKNYWKKVVASENNKNYPYLEVNYTYAQPEKPTVKTSSNGVGTGTGYMDLSWKAVPGATSYNIVISNGYKYEYFNTKSTATTWSTKGKKIFPTNDEIAKGEFEFHHDGKGTDFALDPRAQYENAFQAGSTFGLRNLTRYLFRVQAVFPGGESPNSDLVFAYMPIEKPQAPVAKAYSNLAHKETGYVELNWEKSPMADGYKVLVFNGKAYEEYDVGAETKWTTQNKGIWPTKEEIAEGKYALHHDGKGAELAKDPSPVYTNSGGNYKERTNYWFRVIAYQKAGNNTTSVQSEPATPSIPEALNKQLGMVDYWTSVPVRGGEVNATNGNFLFHETDFNLEGRGPSINVNRTFNSQDDATGIFGKGWTSTLEEKLVEEENGNIVWVESDKKIHRFTKKGDKYEAPPGIYSEITKNADGYLKIEEDKSETRFLVDGRLKSEKDTKGNELTYEYTDGKLTSLRDASGRTVTLTYEGELVKELVGPEDRKISYTYNDKQELISSSTARGKLYRYGYTDGLLTSIYDPKHTEEKPYETTFAYEEEKLTEITDPVGKKTTLSYDKAEQQTTLTNEKKKKTIYSYNDAGNPKKEIVDADGLKLTTTYTYESNNLVKEVNPKGQEETYAYDADGNITKATDAYGTESYTYNDNNDVTSSTDTEGRKTTVTYDGADAVSETLATESQVSSVTQYDAYGNPIRGSGELSSGGNLLQNSGFEKGAGVSNWTLIQSDAKGSMTFDNTQSAPGALGGSGSVKLTSEANSTVKGYSSVTQRVDVEPETTYTFSAWIKTSGMTNADALLIGRLQDANAKDVTDAGVWQSNRATSIKKNGDWVKRQLTFKTSKNTRQVLLYLDNEQPAPHKGKGTIWYDNVQFEKGSVASSYNPVVNNSFENHNGTLPTGWMRTGNTALTQAKVVDNQSHSGDSAVYFERKATSEAYTHIVQDVPVNQKEAKALTISALSKSEDAKANGSVATMSNDYSVWGTVYYQDGTTSSVQGQFPLGTNDWNRSAVVVKPTKPVKMIKVYTMFRNGLTGKAWFDDVRVIEGEVLTKNEYDASGNYVTASYDEEGRKISFTYDIYGNKTSETDEKGNKKTLTYDADNALIDTKLANGTSVAYKYDDNGNTTEKNVTASGKTQKNIYEYDVDNKITAFTDALNRTIKYEYDAAGNETKAIMPNGRVTESTYDSADRMDGIKWNDKLAFKFQYDPNGNQTKVTDEINSIVTDKTYDDANRITKVAERGGDVSYTYKDKPTKDNKGKTDKVGEVAINHGDYTAKTSYTYNDLDRNTRVNDGSKNAYFEFDEFGNINVYTAGNGTAANYTYDSTQKVTNAAISSASGTQILDENYTYDAASNRTSIDNKQDGKTTYEYDAVNQLTKETLPDGTVKAYTYDGFGNRTQVAISGSETKTIAASYNDGNQLVSWNGEALTYDANGNRTSDGKYTYTWDTGDRLSSITKKGESEPFTSYTYDDDNRRLSKTVDGVTTNYHYDGDSIDVLYETDGDGKVVRQYVYSDDNVRLAMKMNGKTLYYHYNAHGDVIALTDEAGKIVAEYAYDAWGNVLKNTASTEEAKANPYGYAGYMYDKEIEQYYLMARYYEPEQGVFTAYDPYPGDEDDPQTMNGYNYANNNPVMMFDPDGNVAWWIAAAGYGAFEGGAEYLLTTKKKNWKGFGKAVVKGAVLGLGFGKLYKGFKFLKSTKIVRKNSKKFKKTKIYKKFSKKKKVVNKPSTKRKKAKKKKKSRKKGH; this is encoded by the coding sequence ATGAAAATACATGCAAAAGCAAAAAATGTACTAGTGAGCTTGATAGCATTTATGTTATTCTTTTCACTATTGCCTGGTTATGCACCATTAGCGGAAGATTCACCTGTAGGAGTGGATGCGCCAGACAAGAAAGCGGGAGAACAAGCACCAACAGAAGTTAAAGAAGAACGAACAGAAAATGAAGTGGTTTTTGATAACCACGACGGGAGCTTTACAAAACAAATCTTTGCGGATCCTATCAATATGGAAGTTGACGGGGATATGAAGCGCATCGATGCGAATGTGGAGAAAGAAGCAGATTCTGACATGATTGTTCCAAAACAAACCCCATTAGAATTAGGCTTCTTAGAAAAAATGGAAGACGGGGCATATCAGAAACTAACAAAAGCTGGCGCAGAAGTTACTTTTCGCTTAAAAGGAGCACGTACAGGCGAGAATGAACAAGCAGTAACAGACCAACCAGCGACCTACAAAGAAAATGAAGTTACTTATGAAAACGTATTTCCTAAAACAGATCTAAGGCATTTAACTTTTCCACAATCAGTTAAAGAAGACTTAGTACTACAGGAACCAAATCAAGTAGATACGTATGTTTATCAAATTGAAACAAAACTAGATTTAGAACTAGCGGAGAATGGCGATGTGCTATTCAAAAATAAATCCGACGAAACAATGTATACGCTTCCAAAACCAGTCATGACAGATTCCAATGTCGGCACTGAAACCGGGGAAGCGGCACAATCCGAAAATGTTTCCTTTAAAGTGAAACAACTGACCAAAACAGTGTATGAACTACAACTAAAAGTAGATACAGAATGGCTAAATGATGACGCTCGCGAGTACCCTGTCTATATTGATCCATCTGTTCGTTTAGATAAAATTTATAATGCCAATATTAATTCGGCTAAACCAACCGAAACAAATATTGGTAGTAAGCTATGGGATTCTGGTCAAAATGCTTATACGTTAAAACTCGGTAAATGGGACAATTCAACAGGAAATAATGCCGCTTTTTTAAAAATGGATACATCTACTTTAAATAAAGCGACTATTTCTAAAGCAACATTGAAAGTCTATAACATTTGGCATATGTCCCCAACGGTTAAAAATGATCTTTGGTATTACGAGGCAAATGCAAAATGGTCTCCGTGGCAAGTGACTTGGAATACAGTGCCACCTGTAACGAGATTAGGGAGTGTTAACGTTGGTCGTGGTGAGTGGGCGAACTTAGACGTAACCAAAACTGTCCAAGCATGGGCAAGTGGCTCACGAGTGAACAACGGTTTTCGCTTAGGTACTAACATTAACAAAAACTATTGGAAAAAAGTTGTAGCAAGTGAAAACAATAAAAATTATCCCTATTTGGAAGTGAATTATACGTACGCACAACCAGAAAAACCAACCGTGAAAACAAGTTCAAACGGTGTTGGAACTGGAACAGGATACATGGATTTATCTTGGAAAGCGGTTCCTGGTGCGACTAGTTATAATATTGTTATTTCTAATGGATATAAATACGAATATTTTAATACAAAAAGTACAGCAACCACTTGGAGTACCAAAGGAAAGAAAATTTTCCCAACAAATGACGAAATTGCTAAAGGAGAATTTGAATTCCATCATGATGGCAAAGGAACCGACTTCGCTCTTGATCCGCGAGCGCAATATGAAAATGCCTTTCAAGCCGGAAGTACTTTTGGACTTCGTAATTTAACACGCTATTTATTCAGAGTACAAGCCGTTTTCCCGGGTGGAGAAAGTCCGAATTCCGACTTAGTATTCGCCTACATGCCAATCGAGAAACCACAAGCTCCTGTTGCAAAAGCGTATTCTAACTTGGCACATAAAGAAACAGGATACGTGGAACTTAACTGGGAAAAGAGCCCAATGGCAGATGGGTATAAAGTACTTGTCTTTAATGGGAAAGCCTACGAAGAATACGATGTCGGCGCAGAAACAAAGTGGACGACACAAAACAAAGGTATTTGGCCAACCAAAGAAGAAATTGCTGAAGGGAAATACGCTCTACACCATGACGGAAAAGGCGCAGAACTCGCAAAAGACCCTTCCCCAGTGTATACCAATTCTGGCGGAAATTATAAAGAGCGCACAAACTACTGGTTCCGCGTTATCGCTTATCAAAAAGCAGGAAATAACACAACTAGCGTGCAATCAGAACCAGCCACACCATCTATTCCAGAGGCACTCAATAAACAACTAGGAATGGTTGATTACTGGACAAGTGTGCCAGTTCGTGGCGGCGAAGTGAATGCTACAAACGGAAACTTTTTATTCCATGAAACAGATTTCAACTTAGAAGGGCGCGGTCCAAGCATTAATGTTAACCGTACATTTAATAGCCAAGATGATGCAACTGGCATTTTCGGTAAAGGCTGGACAAGTACGCTCGAAGAAAAACTCGTAGAAGAAGAAAACGGTAATATCGTTTGGGTGGAATCGGACAAGAAAATCCATCGTTTCACAAAAAAAGGCGATAAATACGAAGCTCCACCAGGCATTTACTCCGAGATTACTAAAAACGCAGATGGCTATTTGAAAATAGAAGAAGATAAGTCAGAAACACGCTTTTTAGTTGATGGACGATTAAAATCCGAAAAAGACACAAAAGGTAACGAATTAACATACGAATATACTGACGGCAAACTCACAAGCTTGCGCGACGCTTCCGGACGTACCGTTACTCTCACGTATGAAGGCGAGCTCGTAAAAGAACTTGTCGGACCAGAAGACCGTAAAATCAGCTACACGTATAATGACAAACAGGAGCTAATCAGTTCATCCACAGCCCGCGGAAAATTATATCGCTACGGCTACACAGATGGCTTATTAACCTCGATTTACGATCCAAAACATACAGAAGAAAAACCATACGAAACAACTTTTGCCTATGAAGAAGAAAAATTAACAGAAATAACCGATCCAGTCGGCAAAAAAACAACACTTTCTTATGACAAAGCAGAACAACAAACTACTTTAACAAACGAGAAAAAGAAGAAAACCATTTATTCCTACAATGATGCTGGAAATCCAAAGAAAGAAATTGTAGATGCAGATGGTCTCAAACTCACAACGACCTACACGTATGAATCAAATAACTTAGTAAAAGAAGTGAATCCTAAGGGACAAGAAGAAACGTACGCTTACGATGCAGATGGTAATATTACGAAAGCGACAGATGCATACGGAACAGAATCATACACTTACAATGATAATAACGATGTAACGAGCTCAACCGATACAGAAGGACGAAAAACAACCGTTACTTATGACGGAGCAGATGCGGTATCAGAAACACTTGCGACAGAATCCCAAGTATCCTCTGTAACACAGTATGATGCCTATGGAAACCCAATTCGCGGTAGTGGCGAACTTTCTTCCGGCGGTAACTTACTTCAAAACAGCGGCTTTGAAAAAGGAGCAGGAGTTTCCAACTGGACACTGATTCAATCTGATGCAAAAGGAAGCATGACATTCGATAACACACAGTCAGCTCCAGGAGCACTTGGCGGCAGCGGTTCCGTTAAACTAACGAGTGAAGCAAATTCTACCGTAAAAGGCTATTCATCCGTTACCCAACGCGTCGATGTAGAACCAGAAACCACGTATACATTTAGCGCCTGGATTAAAACATCCGGAATGACAAACGCCGATGCACTTCTCATTGGCCGTTTACAAGATGCGAATGCAAAAGACGTTACCGATGCCGGCGTATGGCAATCCAACCGCGCCACATCGATCAAAAAGAACGGCGACTGGGTAAAACGCCAACTAACCTTTAAAACATCTAAAAACACGCGCCAAGTCTTGCTTTATTTGGACAACGAACAACCAGCTCCACATAAAGGAAAAGGAACGATTTGGTACGATAATGTTCAATTTGAAAAAGGCAGTGTTGCTTCCAGTTACAACCCAGTAGTCAATAACAGCTTTGAAAATCATAATGGAACACTTCCGACTGGCTGGATGCGTACAGGCAATACCGCGCTGACACAAGCAAAAGTAGTCGATAATCAAAGCCACAGCGGTGATAGCGCCGTTTACTTCGAGCGAAAAGCAACAAGTGAAGCTTACACGCATATTGTCCAAGATGTACCCGTAAATCAAAAAGAAGCCAAAGCATTAACAATTTCCGCACTATCCAAATCAGAAGACGCCAAAGCAAACGGTTCTGTTGCAACGATGTCGAACGATTATTCGGTATGGGGCACAGTATATTATCAAGATGGCACAACTTCTTCTGTACAAGGTCAATTCCCACTCGGAACGAACGACTGGAACCGAAGTGCTGTAGTTGTTAAACCGACCAAGCCAGTCAAAATGATTAAAGTTTACACCATGTTCCGCAATGGTTTAACCGGAAAAGCTTGGTTTGACGATGTACGTGTCATAGAAGGCGAAGTATTAACAAAAAATGAATATGACGCTTCCGGAAACTATGTAACAGCTAGCTATGACGAAGAAGGCCGCAAAATCAGCTTCACTTACGATATTTACGGCAATAAAACATCCGAAACAGACGAAAAAGGCAACAAAAAAACTTTAACTTATGATGCAGACAACGCACTTATAGACACCAAACTAGCGAACGGCACATCCGTAGCCTATAAGTACGACGACAATGGCAACACCACCGAAAAAAATGTCACTGCATCTGGCAAAACGCAAAAAAACATCTATGAATATGACGTAGATAACAAAATTACCGCATTTACCGACGCACTCAATCGCACAATCAAGTACGAATACGATGCAGCCGGTAATGAAACAAAAGCAATCATGCCAAATGGTCGCGTAACCGAAAGCACATACGATTCCGCTGACCGCATGGACGGGATTAAATGGAATGATAAACTAGCATTTAAATTCCAATACGATCCAAACGGCAACCAAACAAAAGTAACCGACGAAATTAACAGCATCGTAACCGACAAAACCTACGACGATGCCAACCGAATCACCAAAGTAGCCGAACGAGGTGGCGACGTAAGCTACACTTACAAAGACAAACCAACAAAAGACAACAAAGGGAAAACAGACAAAGTCGGCGAAGTAGCCATTAACCACGGCGACTACACAGCAAAAACAAGCTACACATACAACGACTTAGACCGGAATACCCGCGTAAACGACGGAAGCAAAAACGCCTATTTCGAGTTTGACGAATTTGGAAACATCAACGTCTACACAGCAGGAAACGGCACCGCAGCCAACTACACCTACGATAGTACCCAAAAAGTCACCAACGCAGCTATTAGTAGCGCAAGCGGCACCCAAATTTTAGACGAAAACTACACCTATGACGCAGCAAGCAACCGTACAAGCATCGACAACAAACAAGACGGAAAAACAACCTACGAATACGATGCAGTCAACCAACTAACCAAGGAAACACTACCAGACGGCACCGTAAAAGCATACACATACGATGGCTTCGGAAACCGCACACAAGTAGCAATCAGCGGAAGCGAGACAAAAACAATTGCCGCAAGTTATAATGATGGTAATCAACTGGTTTCGTGGAACGGAGAAGCGCTGACGTATGACGCCAATGGTAACCGTACAAGCGATGGCAAGTACACGTATACATGGGATACCGGCGACCGTTTAAGCAGCATCACGAAAAAAGGTGAGAGCGAGCCGTTTACGAGTTATACGTACGATGATGATAACCGCCGCTTGTCGAAAACAGTCGATGGCGTGACGACGAATTATCATTATGATGGCGATAGTATTGATGTTCTGTATGAAACTGATGGTGATGGAAAAGTAGTTCGTCAGTATGTTTATTCGGATGATAATGTTCGTTTAGCGATGAAGATGAATGGCAAAACCCTCTATTATCACTATAATGCGCATGGCGACGTAATTGCACTCACAGATGAAGCAGGTAAAATTGTCGCGGAATATGCTTATGATGCTTGGGGAAATGTGCTGAAAAACACTGCCTCTACAGAAGAAGCCAAAGCGAATCCTTATGGTTATGCAGGATACATGTATGACAAGGAAATCGAACAATATTACTTGATGGCGCGTTATTACGAACCAGAGCAAGGCGTGTTTACCGCTTACGATCCGTACCCGGGCGATGAAGATGATCCGCAAACGATGAATGGGTATAATTATGCGAATAATAATCCTGTGATGATGTTTGATCCTGATGGTAATGTTGCATGGTGGATTGCGGCAGCAGGTTATGGGGCATTCGAAGGTGGGGCAGAATATTTATTAACAACTAAGAAGAAGAATTGGAAGGGTTTTGGTAAAGCTGTTGTAAAAGGAGCTGTTTTAGGTCTTGGATTTGGTAAATTATACAAAGGTTTTAAGTTTTTAAAATCAACAAAAATTGTAAGAAAAAATTCAAAAAAATTCAAAAAAACAAAGATATATAAAAAATTTAGTAAGAAAAAAAAGGTTGTTAATAAGCCCTCAACTAAACGAAAAAAGGCTAAGAAAAAAAAGAAGAGCCGAAAAAAAGGGCATTAA